Part of the Halodesulfurarchaeum formicicum genome is shown below.
CGGCTATCCGTGAGCACTTCGGCGATGTCTGGGACGGCCTGCCCATCGAGTACGTCGAACAGTCCACACAGGATGGAACCGCCGACGCCTTGCAAGTAGCGAGCCAGGAACTCGACGACGAGCCGTTCGCCGTGCTCAACGGCGATGGACTCTACGACCCGCAATCGCTTCGCGCAGTCTTCGAGGCTGGGCCCGCGGTCGGCGCGATGCGCGTTCCGAACCCGAGTCAGTACGGCGTGCTCGAACTCTCCGAAGACGAGAGTCGCGTGACCGGCGTCATCGAGAAGCCGTCGGACCCGCCCTCGGATCTGGTGAACACCGGGGCCTACGTGTTCCCGGGCGAGGCCGTCGATTGGCTCGACGTGGCCGAAAGCGAGCGCGGCGAGCGGGAACTCACCGACGTGCTAGATCGGGCCTGTGAATCGACCACGGTGGCACCCGTCGAGATGGACCGGTGGCTCGACGTGGGTCGGCCCTGGGAACTTCTCGACGCGAACGAGTGGTTGATCGGGGAGCGGTCCCGGGCCGTCGCGGGGAACGTCCACCCGGGGGCCGACCTCCAGGGACGTGTGGTAGTCGAACCCGGCGCGACTGTCCGCCACGGGGTCGTCATCGAGGGGCCGGCGATGATCCGCGAGGGGGCGACAGTCGGGCCGAACGCCTACATTCGAGGGACTACCCTGGTCGATCGGAACGCCCAGATCGGTCATGCCGTCGAAGTCAAAAACAGTGTGGTGATGGCCGGGGCGAGTATCGCACACCTCTCCTATGTCGGAGACAGCGTGATCGGGCCGGACGTCAACTTCGGGGCGGGGACCGTCGTCGCGAATCTGCGACACGATGACCAGAGCGTTCGGGTGACGGTCAAAGGCGAATCGGTGGATACGGGTCGCCGGAAATTCGGCTGTGTCTGTGGCCCGGGCGCGAAGACGGGCATCAACACGAGTCTCAACGTCGGTGTGACTCTCGACGCCGGGGCGACTACCAACCCGGGTGCGGTCGTCCGGCGAGACTGAGCGAAGGATACGCTTTTGGCGATGGCCTCGCGAGAGGGTGGTAATGGGTGAGGACGGCGAGGTCTGTGTGTTGATTCCGACTCTCGACGAGGCCGAGACGATCGGCGACGTCATCGCCGGGCTTCACGAGGCCGGGCTGGAGAACGTGCTGGTCGTCGACGGTCACTCGACGGACGACACCGTCGAGATCGCGGCGAACGCGGGTGCGCGGGTGATAACCCAGTCCGGCAGCGGCAAGGGCCAGGCGGTCAGGGAAGCGATCGAGCAGGTCGAAGCCGAGTTCGTCCTCATGCTCGACGGCGATGGCACGTACGTCCCGAGTCAGGCCGACCGCCTGCTGGAACCCCTCCGGGCGGGCGAGGCGGACCACGTCGTCGGCAACCGATTTGCCGACATGGAATCGGGCGCGATGACCCGGCTCAACAAGGTGGGCAATCGACTCTTCAACCGGGTCTTTCGAGGCGTCCACGGCGAAGATCACGGCGACATTCTCAGCGGCTACCGGGCGTTCACCCGCGACTCCTTCGAGCGCATGCATCTCTCGGCGACTGGCTTTGGCATCGAGACCGAGATGGCAGTGGAGTGTGTCAAACGTGGACTCGAGGTGTCGGTCGTTCCGATCACGTACCGCGCCCGACCCGCAGGTTCCGACCCGAACCTGAACCCGATTGCGGACGGCGGCCGAATCCTTTTGACCCTCTACAGCCTGGCGAAGACGACGAACCCGCTCTTTTACTTCGGGAGCGTCGGTGGGCTCATCTTCGGCGCGGGATTGCTCTTCGGCGGTTACGTCGGTGTGGAGTACTTCACGCAGAACGTTTCACACGAGATTATCGCCGTACTCGCGACCCTCGCCATTCTGCTCGGCGGACAGCTAATCCTCTTTGGCTTTCTCGCTGACATGCTCGCGAGCCTGCATCGGGAACGACTGCGGCGGCTGGACGAAATTGCAGACCGGCTCGAGGAGCTAGAAGAGTGATCGAAGGCCGGCCAGCCAGGCCTGGGGCAACCGTCGCCGGGCGCCAGTGAGTGCTACGTCCAGTGCTTCTGCGGCACGATAATCTACGCCTTCGCCGTGGCCAACGAAGATCCGCTCGGGCGTGAGTCCGCGTAACTGGGTGGGTGGGGAGAGTCGGAGCATAGGGTGCACGCCGAGGCGTTCCGGTCCAACGGCGAAGTAGCCGGCCGCCCCCAGGGCGTCAGCAAGTACGAGTGTCTCTCCGTCGTAGAGCGCCCCCTCTTTCCAGAACGGCAGGTCGACCGTTTGGAGCACCCGCACGTCCGAGTCGGGGAGATGAGACCCGAGCCACTCGACGGGTGCGTCGAACTCCCGATCCACGTAGGGCGGTCGAAAGACGGGGACGTCGAACCGATTTGCGAACGCCGCGGCGTCCCGTTCGTGCCGGTCGAGGAGGACGATGACACCACGGACCTCGCCAAGCGCCTCGATTCGGTCGTCGATTCCAGGTGCGTCGATGGGATCGATGATCCAGACGCCGTCACCGAAATCGACGGCGTGACTGGCCCGTTCCATTGCCTCCTCGGGATGCGGAAGCCAGCCGAATCCGCCGTCGAACTGGTCGACGATCGCCGGGTCGGTCGCTGAGCCGTCGTCTCTGATAGGCATACCCAAGGTACGAGCGGTGGGTGTTAACCGTTGTTGGCCTCGGAAATCCTCAGAGTCGCTCGGTGTCGACCTGCACGCCGGGTGGGCCCACGACCAGAAACCGCCGGAAGTGCGTGAGCGACCCGCCGTTTTCCTTCACGTCCCGGGCGAACCCGGACGCGAGTTCGTTGAGATCCCCTTCGATGGCGAGGAAGAGGACGTTGCCCCCCTCGATTTCGGCCAGCCACTCCTCGTCGGGGGTGGTGCCGTCGAGGGTCCCCAGGACGACTCGACCGCCGAAATCTCCCTCTTCGGCGGCCGAGATGTCGAGTTCTTCTTCGGCGTTGCGGAGGTCCAGGCTGAAGTCGCTCATGCGCGAACCGAACGCGCCAGCGGATAAAAACGTTCGTCCCGGTCAGATCTCGACCGTCTCGTCGCCGTCCAAAACGTCGACGGTCGCCGAACTGCCCGTTTTCTTCACGGCTCGCTCGAAATCCGCCGGGTCCTGTTCGATGGCGGGGAAGGTGTCATAGTGCATCGGGAAGGCCCGCTCGACCCCGAGCCAGTCGACCGCGATGGCGGCCTGCTCGGGGCCCATGGTGTAGTGATCGCCGATCGGGACCGCGGCCGCGTCCGGGTCCAGGTACGGTCCGATGACCTCCCGCATCTCGGTCATGAGCGCGGTGTCCCCAGCGTGATAGAAGGTCGTACACTCCGCGGCGTCCTCGGGTGTAGGCGTCGCGTCGCTGATCGCGAACCCGGCCGGCATGCCGCCGGAGCTAGCATAATCGGTCTCGATGCCGTTCGAGTGGTCGGCCCGGTGCATGGTCACGGCGGCATCACCGAGTTCGACTGTCCCTCCCAGGTTCATCCCGATGGTGTCCTGAATCCCGTATTCGTCAGCGACGTAGGCAGCCAGTTCGGGTGTCGCCACGATCGTACTCTCCGTGAACTCGGGGACGTGCGCGATGTGGTCGGCGTGTCCGTGAGTGAGAAGCACGTAATCGGGAGTGCGTACGTCGATCGGTTCGAGTGCGGTGTGGGGATTGTCGAAGAACGGGTCGATCAGCAGGTCTGTGTCGTCGACGGTCACTGCCCAGGTCGAATGGCCGTGCCAGGTGAGACGCATGGACGAATGTTCGGTCAAACATCCCATAAGTATGATGGCGCTTCGACCGGTTGGCAGCCCTTTCCGCCCTCGCAACCCTTAGGCCACGGGGGGTCGAACCCGGTGGCATGCGAACAGTTCGCTTTCGAGATCCGGCCGGAGCGACACGGACCGGCGAGTGGACGAGTACGGGTATCGAGGCTGCCGGGCAGGTCTACGATCCCGAGACTGTGGAGGTGCTCCCGCCGGCCGAACCCACGAAGATCATCGCGATCGGGTTGAACTACGCCGATCACGCCGCCGAGCGTGATTCGGAGATCCCCGATCGGCCCCTGCTCTTCCTCAAGACCCCAAACACCGTGGCGAGTCATGGTGATACCATCACACTTCCGGCCGCGAAAGAGCGAGTCGATTACGAGGCCGAGTTCGGGGTAGTGATCGGCGAGCAGGCTCGCAACGTGAGCGAAGCCGATGTCTGGGACGTTGTCGCGGGCTTTACGGCCGTCAACGACGTGTCGAATCGCGACGATCAGGACCGCGAGCAGAACTGGATCCGGGGGAAAGCCTTCGACGGCGCAGCCCCGATGGGGCCGGTTGTGGCCGACCCCCAGGATGTGCCCGCAGACGCGTCGATCGAGCTTCGGGTCAACGGCGAGGTAAAACAGTCCTCCTCTCGCGCCGAGTTCATCTTCTCCGTGCCCGAACTCGTGGCTGAGATCACGTCCTACATGACCCTCGAACCGGGTGATGTCATCAGCACCGGGACGCCGGCAGGTGTCGGCCCGCTCTCAGATGGAGACCACGTCGAAATCGAGATCGAGGGCGTGGGAACCCTCGAACACGACGTCGTCCAGGGTTGAATCAGGCGAAAAACCTGTCCTAGTGAACCGTTAGGCCCGGAACGTTCGCCCCGTTTTCGAGTGTCAATTTCGCCCTCTCGAAATCGCTGCTGATCTGGTTACCAGACTCCTAACCGTGCAAACCTCGGGACAGCCCCGAATCCTGTCTCAAGTTATCGGGCCGTTTAGCGGCTGGTATCGGAATAAAGGGAACCATAGCAATGGCCGTTCCCTGGGATCTCAGACCAAGGACATGTTCCATCTTGGCACGACGATCAGCGGTGGGGGCCACGGGAGCCACGGCAACCAGTCGGGACCACCGGTGCGGGCCTGGGCACTGACGGGGGGTGAGTATGACAGAGCCTGACGGGCTTCGGGTCTCCCGCCGGACGTTCCTGCTGGCCGCAGCAACCTCTGGCGCAGTCGTCTCTGGTGGCGGGCGGACCCTGGCTCAGTACTCCGATAGCGAGCAACTGGGGGTGACGCTGGGGACTGGTGAACTCGACCTCGATGTCTCCTGGGAGGGCGAAGGAAGCGAGACTCACCTGGGGGTCGTCAGCGACCCCGGCGATGGCGGCGAGCGACGGATCGTCATCGACCTCTCCGAGGACTCCAATCCCGCGTGGCTGTGGTTCCGGACGGGATGTCCCCGGTGTCTCCCCGTCGAGGAACAGATACAGGTCGAGTTCACGCTCCGAAGCGAAGACGGAACACTTCTCGAAGCGTTCCCACCAGGAACCCTTCGTGAGGCGCGCGAGCGATACGGCCCCGGACATC
Proteins encoded:
- the aglJ gene encoding S-layer glycoprotein N-glycosyltransferase AglJ, yielding MGEDGEVCVLIPTLDEAETIGDVIAGLHEAGLENVLVVDGHSTDDTVEIAANAGARVITQSGSGKGQAVREAIEQVEAEFVLMLDGDGTYVPSQADRLLEPLRAGEADHVVGNRFADMESGAMTRLNKVGNRLFNRVFRGVHGEDHGDILSGYRAFTRDSFERMHLSATGFGIETEMAVECVKRGLEVSVVPITYRARPAGSDPNLNPIADGGRILLTLYSLAKTTNPLFYFGSVGGLIFGAGLLFGGYVGVEYFTQNVSHEIIAVLATLAILLGGQLILFGFLADMLASLHRERLRRLDEIADRLEELEE
- a CDS encoding DUF5779 family protein, with translation MSDFSLDLRNAEEELDISAAEEGDFGGRVVLGTLDGTTPDEEWLAEIEGGNVLFLAIEGDLNELASGFARDVKENGGSLTHFRRFLVVGPPGVQVDTERL
- a CDS encoding metal-dependent hydrolase; translation: MRLTWHGHSTWAVTVDDTDLLIDPFFDNPHTALEPIDVRTPDYVLLTHGHADHIAHVPEFTESTIVATPELAAYVADEYGIQDTIGMNLGGTVELGDAAVTMHRADHSNGIETDYASSGGMPAGFAISDATPTPEDAAECTTFYHAGDTALMTEMREVIGPYLDPDAAAVPIGDHYTMGPEQAAIAVDWLGVERAFPMHYDTFPAIEQDPADFERAVKKTGSSATVDVLDGDETVEI
- a CDS encoding fumarylacetoacetate hydrolase family protein, translating into MRTVRFRDPAGATRTGEWTSTGIEAAGQVYDPETVEVLPPAEPTKIIAIGLNYADHAAERDSEIPDRPLLFLKTPNTVASHGDTITLPAAKERVDYEAEFGVVIGEQARNVSEADVWDVVAGFTAVNDVSNRDDQDREQNWIRGKAFDGAAPMGPVVADPQDVPADASIELRVNGEVKQSSSRAEFIFSVPELVAEITSYMTLEPGDVISTGTPAGVGPLSDGDHVEIEIEGVGTLEHDVVQG
- the glmU gene encoding bifunctional sugar-1-phosphate nucleotidylyltransferase/acetyltransferase, which produces MDTVILAAGEGTRMRPLTADRPKPMLPVADRPLLEHTIEAARSAGADRIILVIGYEGAAIREHFGDVWDGLPIEYVEQSTQDGTADALQVASQELDDEPFAVLNGDGLYDPQSLRAVFEAGPAVGAMRVPNPSQYGVLELSEDESRVTGVIEKPSDPPSDLVNTGAYVFPGEAVDWLDVAESERGERELTDVLDRACESTTVAPVEMDRWLDVGRPWELLDANEWLIGERSRAVAGNVHPGADLQGRVVVEPGATVRHGVVIEGPAMIREGATVGPNAYIRGTTLVDRNAQIGHAVEVKNSVVMAGASIAHLSYVGDSVIGPDVNFGAGTVVANLRHDDQSVRVTVKGESVDTGRRKFGCVCGPGAKTGINTSLNVGVTLDAGATTNPGAVVRRD